The DNA segment CAAGCTTTTTTGCGGCTTCTTCCGATTTAGAATCCGGTATATTTACAGACTTCGTTTCCCCAGGAATGGTATCTGATTTTTTTAACATGGCCGTGCTATAAGCCTGTCCTCCGGACGCAGCCACCGGCATTTTTAATTCCCGCTCAGCTGCATTTTGCGCCGAAACATTTGCTCTTGTCTGCATGAATACGGTTTGCTCTCCATCGGTTTTTTGCTTTTCCCCGGTATCTGCAGGAACCGGTGTCGTAGAATCCGGCAGATTATCGATGGCTATGCTTTCCGGCTGAAAATCAGGAGCACCTTCCGGCAGAAACTCAGGCGGTCCAGCAAATGCCATAGTATAGGCCAAATATTCGCATCCGCTAAATCCGACATTTTTCGCATCTTTTTTCTGCTTGGCTTCTCCTTCGCCGCTTTCATCGGTTCGCTGCCCGCCGTTATCGGAACAATCCTGAATACACTTTAAAAGCGCGGAAAACACACAGTTTATTTCAGTCTCTGCGCCTTCAGGGGATCCTGTCGAGGGAACCGCCGGAATCGCCGGCATGGTTGTTTTGACAGCAAGTTCAGATATAATATCACATCCTTCACTATTTTTCCTCTGTTTTAGGTATTGACAATTGCCGCTTTATTTGCTATGAATTCTTCTATCATTACCTCCTCTTTTTTTCTGACCATAGCATCATATTCAAGAATTGAGCTAGCTTTGAGCTTTTCTATTGTCATTTTATCCTTTGTAACTTCAAGAAGCCTTTCAATCTGCTGCTCAATTTGCTTTCTTTTATCAATCATTTCTGCTTCGAGGCTGAGAAGCTGCTGTTGCTGTCTGCCTATAAAAGTCCTCAAAACGGCAGCTTTTTGCAGTGTTATTCCATCCGCACAGTATTCCTGATATTTATTCTTTGAAAATTCATAATTCTCCTGTAAATATGACCTTTTGATCTCGAGTAAACGGTATTCATTTTTTATATAATTCAGATTGTCTGTTTCCTTATTCTGCAAATGTGTGTCATATTCGAGAACCTTCTCGAGCGGAAAATTGTATTTTTTCATATTCAGCTTCAGTCCTATACAAAAATTTATACAGTTATTTTATGATTTCGTTCATCATTTTATATGTTTGATCAAAACTGAATCTTTCTTCTACGCCTTGCCTTAAAAAATCATTAATCCTGTCGATATTATTAATGGCGTCATCAATTTTTGTGTTTGTTCCGGTTTTATACGCGCCGATGCTTATCAGATCGAAATTGTCATAATAGGCTGAAAGCCGTGAACGTATCGCCGATGCCGTGCGTATATGCTCCGGAGATACTATTTCATTCATTATACGGCTGATGCTCGCAAGTATATCTATGGCCGGATAGTGACTGCGCATTGCCACCTTTCTCGATAAAACAATATGACCGTCTATGATACCTCTTACGGTGTCGGATATAGGTTCGTTTATGTCGTCTCCTTCGACCAGCACCGTATAAATGCCGGTAATAGAACCGTTTTTAAAATTCCCCGTGCGCTCAAGCAGCTTAGGAAGAATGGAATACAACGAAGGTGTATAGCCTCTCGCCACCGGCGGCTCGCCTGCGGCAAGCCCGATTTCTCTCTGCGCCATCGCAAACCTGGTAAGAGAATCCATCATTAAAAGCACATCCTTGCCCTTGTCCTTGAAGTATTCGGCTATAGTCGTTGCGGTAAGGGCGCATTTTAACCTCATCATTGCCGGCTGGTCTGATGTCGCAACAACAAGCACGGTTTTCTTCATTCCGCTTTCGCCGAGGTCTTTTTCGATAAAATCCCTTACTTCCCTGCCTCTTTCTCCCACGAGAGCGATTACGTTTACGTCAGCTTCTATATTTCTGGATATCATACCCATTAGAGTGCTTTTTCCGACTCCGCTTCCGGAAAATATACCCATTCTCTGCCCTTTTCCGCAGGTAAGAAGCGAATCAATTGCTTTTACTCCTATAGTAATTCTTTCACTGATGCGCTCTCTTTCAAACGGATTTGAAGGCTTGTTGTATACAGGATAATATTCGCCGCACACAACGCCCGGTTTTCCGTCGATGATATTCCCGAATCCGTCTACAACTCTTCCGATTATTTGATCTCCGACCGGTATTTTTAAAATATCACCGGTTGATTCGACAATGCTCCCCTTTGCGATGCCGTTAAGCTCTTCATAAGGCATCAGCAATACTCTTTTTTCCTTAAAGCCGACGATTTCCGCATATGTATATGAATTTCTTTTTGAATTATATATCCTGCAGACTGTTCCGATATCAGCATTCGGTCCCGTGCTCTCGATAACCATGCCAACAATATTCTCAATTTTTCCGCTGTGGATTATAGTGTCCGTTTTATCTACTTTGTTAAAATATACATCAAAATCCATATGTCTGATCTAAACGCTCAACAGCGCTTTTTCGATTATATCTAACTGAACCGAGACGCTCGCATCCATAACCGCGCTTTCTGTTTCAACTACACAGGTTCCGCGAGGAGCGCCTTTATTGACGGAAACATCCACTCTGTCAGCTCCGTTTGCTATTTCGAGCAAAGACTCACCGCTTGAAGTCGTAAAGCCGGTCTCGTATTCAGAAACAGTCAGCTTTATCCATTTTTCATCAAATAAATCTTCAACTGCTTTCTTGAATATACCGGTAAAAGCTCCCTCGTCCTCGGAAAGCTCCTTGTTTATTATTTTTTCCGCTATTTGAATGGCAAGCTTTATAATGTTTTTTTCGTTGCTTTTAATTATTTCGGATTTTTTTGTGTCTATATTTTTAAATAGGCTTTCTATGCTGTCCAAAGAGCATTGAGCCTCGCTCAGTGCTTGTTCCTTTCCTTTGCCGTATCCTTCGGAATACCCGATTTCATATGCCTTTTTTAGCGTTTCTGCTGCTTTCTCTTCT comes from the Oscillospiraceae bacterium genome and includes:
- a CDS encoding FliH/SctL family protein, coding for MSKLVKYDQVNLNPPYYVCENREGKTEKAVSETTDAIIEKASRLSEKIIKTAEEKAAETLKKAYEIGYSEGYGKGKEQALSEAQCSLDSIESLFKNIDTKKSEIIKSNEKNIIKLAIQIAEKIINKELSEDEGAFTGIFKKAVEDLFDEKWIKLTVSEYETGFTTSSGESLLEIANGADRVDVSVNKGAPRGTCVVETESAVMDASVSVQLDIIEKALLSV
- the fliI gene encoding flagellar protein export ATPase FliI, which codes for MDFDVYFNKVDKTDTIIHSGKIENIVGMVIESTGPNADIGTVCRIYNSKRNSYTYAEIVGFKEKRVLLMPYEELNGIAKGSIVESTGDILKIPVGDQIIGRVVDGFGNIIDGKPGVVCGEYYPVYNKPSNPFERERISERITIGVKAIDSLLTCGKGQRMGIFSGSGVGKSTLMGMISRNIEADVNVIALVGERGREVRDFIEKDLGESGMKKTVLVVATSDQPAMMRLKCALTATTIAEYFKDKGKDVLLMMDSLTRFAMAQREIGLAAGEPPVARGYTPSLYSILPKLLERTGNFKNGSITGIYTVLVEGDDINEPISDTVRGIIDGHIVLSRKVAMRSHYPAIDILASISRIMNEIVSPEHIRTASAIRSRLSAYYDNFDLISIGAYKTGTNTKIDDAINNIDRINDFLRQGVEERFSFDQTYKMMNEIIK